A single window of Candidatus Eremiobacterota bacterium DNA harbors:
- a CDS encoding SPFH domain-containing protein, giving the protein MGGSVSPLLILALFAIVIVIYVEFSMMARLFHKVGPNEALIVSGGGGIKIVTGGGIMVWPFIQKLDRLSLEAMKVDIAAPESLTLDGVPVTLHAASLVKIPSDGAMIKKAAERFLLKKPEEIIAMVKEHLEDLVMSLVAKTTFQDLQKERDKFSAEVTKSSLESLSRMGLVIESFSVREVKATGRREAADHSPAAAMDRAEAGTLEEINVSVAIARREAETAALEAKTEIAKLKAEVEMEAQIFARELEKMKAEAAFASGQFNDALEKMKDPLKASWPSENLFDK; this is encoded by the coding sequence ATGGGAGGGAGTGTTTCACCTCTGCTCATATTAGCATTATTTGCGATTGTAATCGTCATATATGTAGAATTTTCAATGATGGCGAGGCTCTTTCACAAGGTGGGCCCCAATGAGGCCCTCATAGTCTCGGGCGGCGGCGGGATAAAGATAGTCACCGGCGGCGGCATCATGGTATGGCCTTTCATCCAGAAGCTTGACCGCCTGTCGCTGGAGGCCATGAAGGTTGACATTGCTGCTCCCGAGTCACTTACCCTTGACGGTGTGCCTGTCACACTCCATGCCGCCTCGCTTGTGAAGATACCCTCTGACGGAGCAATGATTAAGAAGGCCGCTGAGAGGTTTCTTCTGAAGAAGCCTGAAGAGATTATCGCCATGGTGAAAGAGCATCTGGAAGACCTGGTCATGAGCCTTGTCGCAAAAACCACCTTCCAGGACCTTCAGAAGGAGAGGGATAAGTTCTCAGCAGAAGTGACAAAAAGCTCATTGGAGAGCCTTTCCAGGATGGGCCTTGTCATTGAGTCCTTTTCAGTCAGGGAGGTGAAGGCGACCGGCAGGAGAGAGGCAGCCGATCATTCCCCTGCAGCAGCGATGGACAGGGCCGAAGCCGGCACCCTTGAAGAAATCAACGTGTCTGTCGCCATAGCAAGGAGAGAGGCCGAGACGGCCGCTCTCGAGGCAAAGACAGAGATAGCGAAGCTGAAGGCCGAGGTGGAGATGGAGGCGCAGATATTCGCCAGGGAACTCGAGAAGATGAAGGCCGAGGCGGCCTTTGCATCGGGCCAGTTCAATGACGCCCTTGAAAAAATGAAGGATCCCCTGAAGGCATCGTGGCCTTCTGAGAACCTCTTTGATAAGTAG
- a CDS encoding type IV pilus twitching motility protein PilT produces MVREAIDEVLEVAVKKNASDIHFMAGHSPSIRVNGEIQKLDEIQPLSPERINAMMESLLSEEQVNRFRKSNELDCSYNIPGISRFRANFHQSREGIGMSFRIISSTIPTPEELGLTESMTALASLHNGLVLVTGPTGCGKTTTIACLLELINQQLKGHILTVEDPIEFIFEPKKCIITQREVGIHTQTFANAIKYGMRQDPDVILIGEMRDLETISMALTAAETGHLVFATLHTNDAAKTIDRIVDVFPPYQQQQIRIQLATTLRVVICQVLIPKLDGKGRIASRELLIVNNPVSALIREGKTHQIYNAIEMGLRAGMMPMDRSLANLVRKGEVSMEEAMAKSNNLQQFESYLRV; encoded by the coding sequence ATGGTCCGTGAGGCAATTGACGAGGTCCTTGAGGTAGCAGTCAAGAAAAACGCCAGTGATATCCACTTCATGGCAGGTCACAGCCCCAGCATCAGGGTAAACGGCGAGATACAGAAGCTTGATGAGATTCAGCCCCTTTCGCCAGAAAGGATAAATGCCATGATGGAGAGCCTGCTCTCAGAGGAGCAGGTGAACCGTTTCAGGAAAAGCAATGAGCTGGACTGCTCATATAACATCCCCGGCATCTCCCGTTTCAGGGCTAACTTCCACCAGTCCCGCGAAGGGATAGGGATGTCCTTCAGGATTATCTCCTCCACCATTCCCACCCCTGAGGAGCTGGGACTCACTGAATCCATGACGGCCCTCGCCTCCCTCCATAACGGCCTAGTGCTTGTCACGGGGCCCACGGGATGCGGAAAGACGACCACGATCGCCTGTCTCCTGGAGCTGATCAACCAGCAGCTCAAGGGCCATATTCTCACCGTGGAGGACCCCATAGAGTTCATCTTTGAGCCTAAAAAATGCATCATCACGCAGCGTGAGGTGGGCATCCACACCCAGACATTTGCAAACGCAATAAAATACGGCATGCGCCAGGACCCCGACGTAATCCTCATAGGAGAGATGAGGGACCTCGAGACCATCTCAATGGCCCTTACGGCGGCAGAGACAGGGCACCTTGTATTTGCCACGCTCCACACGAATGACGCCGCCAAGACCATTGACAGGATTGTTGACGTATTCCCACCATACCAGCAGCAGCAGATAAGGATACAGCTTGCCACCACGCTTCGCGTGGTTATCTGCCAGGTCCTCATCCCGAAACTCGACGGGAAAGGAAGGATTGCTTCCAGGGAGCTCCTTATCGTCAACAACCCCGTATCAGCCCTTATCAGGGAGGGGAAGACCCACCAGATTTACAATGCCATCGAAATGGGCCTCCGGGCCGGCATGATGCCCATGGACCGCTCTCTTGCGAATCTGGTGCGCAAGGGAGAGGTGAGCATGGAGGAGGCCATGGCCAAGTCCAACAATCTGCAGCAGTTTGAGAGCTATCTTCGCGTGTGA
- a CDS encoding cyclic nucleotide-binding domain-containing protein produces the protein MNDQMRDKLKNLGFFKSFSEETLYRLSLISKEAAFRCGEVIIEEGNEENALYFMVSGEVSLQKRLGGDGGEFSSVGIMGRGDIFGAIETDPHRRSFIRAQAISDGELIVLKSDELRTLIMDDSCTSSLFFPHLVEAISRRLLETTQELSALSEMSLLIASGKDVTDLLEGACSIVGRSIPSVDGWLVALYNPYSDDYEVACHHGVTFEDRVISAQDPLVKHLRAHGGYFEGNPGKETETWGARFTGISRAFMTFMGAGTENLAFMAMLSRLEEPPFTGAQKNLLLSLARQLAAALEHAAVCREDCNRERLSRHQFQP, from the coding sequence ATGAATGATCAGATGAGAGATAAGCTCAAAAACCTCGGGTTTTTCAAAAGCTTTTCCGAAGAGACGCTTTACAGGCTCTCCCTTATCTCGAAGGAGGCGGCTTTCCGCTGCGGAGAGGTGATAATTGAAGAGGGGAACGAGGAGAATGCCCTTTACTTCATGGTTTCAGGCGAGGTTTCCCTCCAGAAGAGGCTCGGGGGAGATGGCGGAGAGTTCAGCTCTGTAGGAATCATGGGGCGGGGAGATATATTCGGCGCAATAGAGACAGACCCTCACCGCAGGAGTTTTATCAGGGCTCAGGCCATTTCCGACGGTGAGCTGATTGTCCTTAAAAGCGATGAGCTCAGGACCCTTATCATGGATGACAGCTGCACCTCTTCCCTGTTTTTCCCGCACCTTGTGGAGGCCATCTCCAGGCGGCTCCTGGAAACCACACAGGAGCTGTCAGCTCTCTCCGAGATGAGCCTTCTTATCGCGTCCGGAAAGGATGTGACAGATCTCCTTGAAGGAGCCTGCTCAATCGTCGGCAGATCCATACCTTCCGTTGACGGGTGGCTCGTAGCCCTCTACAACCCTTACAGTGATGATTACGAGGTCGCCTGCCACCATGGCGTTACCTTTGAAGACCGCGTAATTTCCGCCCAGGACCCTCTCGTAAAGCATCTCAGGGCCCATGGCGGCTATTTCGAAGGAAATCCCGGCAAAGAGACGGAGACGTGGGGAGCAAGGTTTACAGGGATTTCCCGCGCTTTTATGACCTTCATGGGCGCAGGGACCGAAAACCTCGCTTTCATGGCCATGCTCTCCCGCTTGGAGGAGCCGCCCTTTACCGGCGCCCAGAAGAACCTCCTCCTCTCCCTTGCAAGGCAGCTCGCCGCCGCGCTGGAGCATGCCGCTGTCTGCCGCGAGGACTGTAACAGGGAGCGCCTTTCCAGGCATCAATTTCAGCCATGA